One genomic segment of Ferviditalea candida includes these proteins:
- a CDS encoding GNAT family N-acetyltransferase — MIRIRRRKPALDDKRIISLIKNQLYTLTLKAFPDLKFDDKQVKKRLKDGVTFVVVKRPGPAKGFITFVVKDGVLYLDMLAVHPSLQGKGWGTKLMRRAENYGIRRGCKYSTLYVDELNVRAQTLYKRLGYQEYRFEDTIKCYLYFKELPAKKKRS; from the coding sequence ATGATACGGATACGCAGGAGGAAACCTGCGCTTGACGACAAGCGCATCATCAGTTTGATCAAAAATCAGCTGTATACTTTAACTCTGAAGGCGTTCCCCGATCTGAAGTTCGATGACAAACAAGTGAAGAAAAGACTGAAGGACGGTGTCACGTTTGTTGTCGTCAAGCGGCCTGGTCCTGCGAAAGGCTTTATTACCTTTGTTGTGAAAGACGGTGTTCTGTACCTAGACATGTTGGCCGTGCATCCGTCCTTACAGGGCAAAGGATGGGGGACAAAGCTGATGCGGCGGGCGGAAAATTACGGAATCCGCCGGGGTTGCAAGTATTCGACGCTGTATGTCGATGAGCTGAATGTAAGGGCCCAGACATTATACAAACGGTTGGGTTACCAGGAATACAGATTTGAGGATACAATCAAATGCTACTTATATTTCAAGGAGCTGCCTGCGAAAAAGAAGCGCTCCTGA
- a CDS encoding response regulator, whose translation MSENQPIKVLLVDDHEMVRIGLAAVLSTEDGLEVVGEAGGGMEGIRLAQEYKPDVVLMDLVMDGMDGIETTRRLLQIHPECKVIVLTSYLDDEKMYPVLEAGAFSYLLKTSRASEITQAIYAAARGQSIFESQVASKLVNRFRQPREENKPHEDLTEREMEVLKLIAKGKSNQEVADELFIGVKTVKFHVTHILAKLGVEDRTQAAIYAVKRGLAE comes from the coding sequence ATGTCAGAGAATCAACCGATTAAAGTGCTTTTGGTGGACGACCATGAAATGGTGCGGATCGGACTTGCCGCCGTCTTGAGCACGGAGGATGGTCTGGAGGTCGTCGGGGAGGCCGGCGGCGGCATGGAGGGCATTCGCCTGGCGCAGGAATACAAGCCCGATGTGGTGCTGATGGATCTGGTCATGGATGGAATGGACGGCATCGAGACGACGCGGAGGCTGCTGCAGATTCACCCGGAATGCAAAGTCATTGTGCTGACCAGCTACTTGGACGATGAAAAAATGTATCCCGTCCTGGAAGCGGGGGCCTTCAGCTATCTGCTCAAAACTTCACGCGCATCGGAAATTACTCAAGCGATCTATGCCGCGGCAAGAGGACAGTCGATTTTTGAGTCTCAAGTCGCTTCCAAATTGGTGAACCGCTTCCGACAGCCCCGAGAGGAAAACAAGCCTCATGAGGATTTGACGGAACGCGAAATGGAAGTGCTGAAGCTGATTGCCAAAGGAAAATCCAACCAAGAGGTGGCGGATGAGCTGTTTATCGGCGTCAAAACCGTCAAATTCCACGTGACCCACATTCTTGCCAAGCTTGGTGTGGAGGACCGGACGCAGGCGGCGATTTATGCCGTGAAACGGGGTCTGGCGGAATAA
- a CDS encoding sensor histidine kinase has product MSQDTKKLTNMIWRSMGDTILLGLFLCVLILYLLSSQGYIRPFDNWLQGLKLAAVLLAIVVGAGAVTGYRFSSKIQQRLEQLREAMILLEKGNLSRAVPPLGNDEVGRLGEQLSRISKRWEEQVSSLQRLSTHNAELAEKARYSAVIEERQRLARDLHDAVSQQLFAISMTATAVGRTLEKDFEKARRQISLIEEMASAAQSEMRALLLHLRPVHLEGKNLPGALNELLLELKAKVPIEIAAEIEEDVRLSKGIEDHLFRIAQEALSNTLRHSKASRMEVRLYASGGIVRLLVRDNGIGFDLNVKKQASYGIVSMLERVNEVGGSMNIITAPGKGTRIDIRIPIMTEGEVNSDVRESTD; this is encoded by the coding sequence TTGAGTCAGGATACGAAAAAATTAACGAATATGATCTGGCGTTCCATGGGGGACACGATCCTTCTCGGTCTGTTTTTGTGTGTCCTGATCCTTTATTTGTTGAGCTCGCAGGGCTATATCCGACCATTCGATAACTGGCTGCAGGGGCTCAAGCTGGCGGCAGTTTTGCTCGCCATTGTCGTAGGCGCCGGAGCGGTAACCGGATACAGGTTCAGCAGCAAGATTCAGCAGCGTCTTGAGCAGCTGCGGGAAGCGATGATTCTCCTGGAAAAAGGAAATCTGTCGCGTGCCGTTCCCCCGCTGGGCAACGATGAAGTCGGCAGATTGGGGGAGCAGCTGTCCAGAATCAGCAAAAGATGGGAGGAGCAGGTGAGTTCCCTGCAGCGCCTATCCACGCATAATGCCGAATTGGCGGAAAAGGCGCGTTATTCCGCGGTGATTGAAGAGCGGCAGCGATTGGCGAGAGATCTGCACGATGCGGTCAGTCAGCAGCTGTTTGCGATTTCGATGACGGCCACGGCGGTCGGACGGACGCTGGAGAAGGATTTTGAGAAAGCGCGGAGGCAGATCTCCCTGATCGAGGAGATGGCTTCGGCCGCCCAATCCGAGATGCGCGCCTTGCTCCTGCATCTGCGGCCCGTGCATCTGGAAGGCAAAAACTTGCCGGGCGCGCTGAACGAGCTGCTGCTGGAGCTGAAAGCCAAGGTGCCGATCGAAATAGCGGCGGAAATCGAGGAAGACGTCCGCTTGTCCAAGGGAATCGAGGACCATCTGTTCCGCATCGCCCAAGAGGCGCTTTCCAATACGCTGCGGCATTCCAAGGCCAGCCGGATGGAAGTGAGGCTGTATGCATCCGGGGGCATCGTCAGGCTGCTGGTTCGCGATAACGGCATCGGTTTCGATCTGAATGTCAAGAAGCAAGCCTCTTACGGCATAGTATCGATGCTGGAAAGAGTCAATGAGGTCGGAGGCTCGATGAATATCATTACGGCTCCGGGCAAAGGGACCCGGATCGATATCCGCATTCCGATCATGACGGAAGGGGAGGTGAACAGCGATGTCAGAGAATCAACCGATTAA
- the liaF gene encoding cell wall-active antibiotics response protein LiaF, which produces MICLVSCDKTIPGQLMAAARLNIPSIVVACGYQPGGQFRGEHIDIEDLWIHAVRRETRRNQLSVPELEEMSLNAVLGPGVCAGMGTANTIPKGGERVDRRNRNTALVLISAGLLILLYKLLGFFTLSAILIIGLGIYKILAYEENKSGYALLVIGGLMLLGHHLSIVVGIVLISLGYFFIKSKRAQRDDDYLRRQNLLESIKWDREPWGLRSMSVWCVIGEIRMDLSLALIESEETTVIVHGVIGDVNLIVPEELGLSVEASTLFGQIKIGQERRSGLLNHVVWQSPHYSESAHKVKLLVAYTVGDIDVKIL; this is translated from the coding sequence ATGATCTGCTTGGTATCCTGCGACAAGACGATACCGGGCCAGCTCATGGCCGCCGCGCGCCTGAACATTCCGTCGATCGTCGTGGCCTGCGGCTACCAGCCGGGCGGGCAGTTCCGCGGAGAGCATATCGATATCGAGGATCTCTGGATTCATGCCGTCCGCAGGGAAACCCGCCGGAATCAATTATCGGTTCCCGAGCTGGAGGAGATGAGCCTCAATGCGGTCCTTGGGCCCGGCGTCTGCGCAGGCATGGGAACGGCAAACACCATACCGAAAGGGGGGGAAAGGGTGGACCGACGCAACCGCAACACGGCCCTCGTGCTCATATCGGCTGGCCTGTTAATATTGCTGTATAAGCTGCTCGGCTTCTTCACCCTTTCCGCCATTTTGATTATCGGTCTGGGTATATATAAGATTCTGGCGTACGAAGAAAATAAATCGGGATATGCGCTTCTCGTCATCGGCGGTTTGATGCTGCTGGGCCACCATCTTTCGATTGTCGTCGGGATCGTCCTGATTTCTCTGGGCTATTTTTTCATCAAATCGAAACGGGCTCAGCGAGACGACGATTATCTTCGGCGGCAAAATTTGCTGGAAAGCATCAAGTGGGACCGCGAGCCTTGGGGGCTGCGGAGCATGAGCGTCTGGTGCGTGATCGGAGAGATCCGCATGGATTTGTCCTTGGCGCTTATCGAGTCCGAAGAAACGACGGTGATCGTTCACGGGGTGATCGGCGATGTCAATCTCATCGTCCCAGAGGAACTGGGGTTATCGGTGGAAGCATCGACCCTGTTCGGACAAATCAAAATCGGACAGGAGCGGAGATCGGGACTGTTGAACCATGTCGTTTGGCAGTCGCCGCATTATTCCGAAAGCGCTCATAAAGTGAAACTGCTGGTAGCCTACACCGTAGGAGACATTGATGTCAAAATCTTGTAG
- a CDS encoding LysR family transcriptional regulator: MEIHQLKYVLAVEKYMNFSLAADEIYISQPTLSQQIEKLKDELGVDLFFRTTRSL, from the coding sequence ATGGAAATTCATCAGTTGAAATACGTTCTGGCCGTTGAGAAATATATGAACTTCTCGCTGGCCGCCGATGAAATATATATTTCTCAACCGACGCTGTCGCAGCAAATTGAAAAGCTGAAGGACGAGCTCGGCGTCGATCTGTTTTTTCGCACCACCCGCTCGCTTTAA
- a CDS encoding F510_1955 family glycosylhydrolase, translating into MAKIIKNISKKTVPFATVLLTFGALPYSAAADGVQDEINKSAYLYGIYFIGWVILFLAFFALYFISRKPGGEGGASAGRKRLLYRWGWIISLAGALITGAFFIPELSNLKPAPQKPELVEADILKHVHGLGFSPDGKQLLIPSHYGLAVYENHQWKQGQGDRHDYMGFAAVDNGFYSSGHPADGSGLKEPLGIVKSTDNGKSLKVMDLHGISDFHVLAAGYQSHAIYVYNPQPNSRMDSEGLYYTLDEAKTWNQSAMQGVSGTPFTLAVHPSKASIVAAGNQNGAYLSNDHGQSFAPIAKDIHTSAVYFSLEGQLYIGGIKGEQSVLFRLDPDSTELKKLGIPAMTNDAIVYIAENPKNPEQLAIATFERDVYLSNDRGATWEKIADKGKKAN; encoded by the coding sequence ATGGCAAAAATCATCAAAAACATTTCAAAAAAGACCGTTCCATTCGCAACAGTCCTACTCACCTTTGGGGCCTTGCCGTATAGCGCCGCTGCGGACGGCGTGCAGGACGAGATTAACAAAAGCGCCTATCTTTATGGAATTTATTTTATCGGCTGGGTGATCCTGTTTCTCGCTTTTTTTGCACTCTATTTCATCTCCCGAAAACCGGGCGGCGAAGGAGGTGCATCCGCAGGCCGGAAACGGCTGCTGTATCGCTGGGGATGGATCATTTCTCTGGCAGGGGCGCTGATTACCGGAGCCTTCTTTATCCCGGAGTTGTCCAACCTCAAGCCTGCGCCTCAGAAGCCTGAGCTGGTCGAAGCGGACATTCTGAAGCATGTGCACGGCCTGGGCTTCTCGCCCGACGGAAAGCAGCTTTTGATCCCATCGCATTACGGACTGGCGGTATATGAAAATCATCAATGGAAGCAAGGCCAAGGGGATCGGCACGATTATATGGGATTTGCCGCGGTGGACAACGGTTTCTACAGCAGTGGACATCCGGCGGACGGTTCCGGCCTGAAGGAGCCGTTGGGCATCGTCAAGAGCACGGATAACGGCAAGAGCCTGAAGGTTATGGACCTTCACGGCATCAGCGATTTCCACGTCTTGGCGGCGGGATATCAATCGCATGCGATATACGTTTATAATCCGCAGCCGAATTCCCGAATGGATTCGGAGGGGCTTTATTATACATTGGACGAAGCAAAGACGTGGAACCAAAGTGCGATGCAGGGCGTCTCGGGCACGCCGTTCACGTTGGCCGTCCACCCTTCCAAGGCGTCGATTGTGGCTGCCGGCAATCAAAATGGCGCTTATCTGTCAAATGACCATGGGCAAAGCTTTGCCCCCATTGCCAAGGATATTCATACGTCCGCCGTCTATTTCAGCTTGGAAGGACAATTGTACATCGGAGGGATAAAAGGGGAGCAAAGCGTCCTGTTCCGTCTTGACCCGGATTCCACCGAATTGAAGAAGCTGGGGATTCCGGCCATGACGAACGATGCGATCGTCTATATTGCGGAAAATCCGAAAAATCCCGAACAGCTGGCGATCGCCACATTTGAAAGGGATGTTTACCTGTCCAACGACCGGGGAGCGACCTGGGAAAAAATCGCGGACAAAGGGAAGAAGGCAAATTAG
- a CDS encoding C40 family peptidase translates to MKFKSLTALMAAAMIAGSFPPPSHAETAQARIVNTVNFRELPSTSGQRIRYLQSGETVEILEQVNNYWYKVKDHNNQIGYVSTSDKYIQTLSTVPQTGPTHAEPASTDSSTATVVSSVSFRTSPSTSSDRIRYLKTGESITILEKVNAYWYKAQDSSGTVGYVSSLSQYVEFNGQPSGGSPSSGSPSSGTGGATQSSAPADSGNQSSTGSNQTRSEKIQKVIDTAKKYLGTPYEFASNRNNNDTFDCSDLTRTAYREGIGVWLPYDSRQQGDFVKKRGNIVTDWHQLQPGDLLFFMSYKGYKASDYAGIDKLSQRITHVAMYIGNGQIIQTYSNKSGGVRIDKLEGSTWALRFMYGGSVID, encoded by the coding sequence ATGAAATTCAAAAGCCTGACTGCACTGATGGCAGCAGCCATGATCGCGGGCTCGTTCCCGCCACCTTCTCATGCAGAAACGGCGCAAGCCCGGATTGTTAACACCGTCAATTTCCGAGAGCTTCCTTCCACTTCAGGACAGCGCATCCGTTACTTGCAATCCGGGGAAACCGTCGAGATCTTGGAGCAGGTCAACAATTATTGGTATAAAGTCAAAGATCACAACAACCAAATCGGATACGTAAGCACCTCCGATAAATACATACAAACACTATCGACTGTACCGCAGACCGGCCCGACCCACGCAGAACCCGCTTCGACGGATTCCAGCACAGCAACTGTCGTAAGCTCGGTGTCATTCCGGACAAGCCCTTCAACCAGCAGCGACCGGATCCGCTATCTGAAAACGGGAGAGAGCATCACGATCCTTGAAAAAGTGAACGCATACTGGTATAAAGCCCAAGACAGCAGCGGCACCGTCGGTTACGTTAGTTCGCTCAGCCAATATGTCGAATTCAACGGACAACCCTCCGGTGGAAGCCCTTCCTCCGGAAGTCCTTCTTCCGGAACAGGCGGCGCCACCCAATCGTCCGCACCTGCGGATTCCGGGAATCAAAGCTCGACCGGATCGAACCAGACCCGTTCGGAAAAAATCCAAAAGGTCATCGATACAGCCAAGAAATACCTTGGAACGCCTTATGAATTCGCCTCCAATCGGAACAATAACGATACCTTCGACTGCTCCGATTTGACGAGAACCGCTTATCGCGAGGGGATTGGCGTTTGGCTGCCTTACGATTCCAGGCAGCAGGGCGATTTTGTCAAAAAGCGCGGCAATATCGTGACCGACTGGCATCAGTTGCAGCCGGGCGACCTGCTCTTCTTCATGTCATACAAAGGCTATAAAGCTTCCGATTATGCCGGTATCGACAAGCTCTCGCAAAGAATTACCCACGTCGCGATGTACATCGGCAACGGCCAGATCATTCAGACATATTCCAACAAATCGGGCGGTGTCCGCATCGACAAGCTCGAAGGCAGCACTTGGGCACTGCGCTTCATGTACGGCGGCAGCGTCATTGACTAA
- the nagZ gene encoding beta-N-acetylhexosaminidase, with product MKMNSLQLKEKIGQMFMGGFHGTQPSREILTLIDEYRIGGVIYFKRNVREPEQVCRLSAMLQKAAARSSGLPLLIAIDQEGGMVTRIEEGITPMPGNMALGAAGQPQYCRDAARIAGEELRLLGINMNFAPCIDVNNNPDNPVIGVRSYGENPELVGRMGTAAILGYQEAGVAAAAKHFPGHGDTNTDSHLDLPMIRHSMERLHAVELVPFRQAVEAGVDAIMTAHIVFPALEPKPIPATLSRRVIEGLLRRTLRYEGVVVTDCLEMKAIADKFGVEEGAVMAVEAGADIVLISHLFSRQAAAIEAVLHAVESGRIPEARIDESVERLLRLKRKRNMGTAVDGCAQIGGRLALPESWEVSRRITEDSITVVKDEGQLPLSVEEKTYVVWTDVAITSEVDDVLEQEMTLGTALSPFIKTIAEDRIGLNPGAEETRKILETSRSFKQIVFVSYNAAFNPGQIRIVKELAGRKDVRLAVASTRIPYDLQHFPEVKTYIACYENRALTIHTLAKVLMGQLEARGGLPVTISKQYPSVR from the coding sequence ATGAAAATGAATTCACTCCAATTAAAAGAGAAAATCGGCCAGATGTTTATGGGCGGTTTTCACGGGACGCAGCCGTCGCGGGAAATTTTGACCCTGATCGATGAATACCGGATCGGAGGCGTCATTTATTTCAAGAGAAACGTCCGCGAGCCCGAGCAGGTGTGCAGATTGTCTGCCATGCTGCAGAAAGCGGCGGCGCGCAGCTCCGGCCTTCCGCTGCTGATTGCCATTGACCAGGAGGGCGGGATGGTTACCCGGATTGAAGAAGGGATCACGCCGATGCCGGGCAACATGGCGCTCGGCGCAGCGGGACAACCGCAGTACTGCCGTGATGCCGCGCGCATCGCCGGAGAAGAGCTGCGACTGTTGGGCATTAACATGAATTTTGCCCCCTGTATCGATGTCAACAACAATCCGGATAATCCCGTCATCGGGGTTCGTTCCTACGGGGAGAATCCGGAGCTTGTCGGCAGAATGGGAACGGCGGCGATTCTGGGCTATCAGGAAGCGGGTGTGGCCGCTGCGGCCAAGCACTTCCCCGGGCACGGCGACACGAATACCGATTCGCATCTGGACTTGCCGATGATCCGGCATTCCATGGAACGGCTCCATGCGGTGGAGCTTGTTCCGTTCAGACAGGCCGTCGAGGCGGGTGTGGATGCGATCATGACCGCGCATATTGTCTTTCCCGCTTTGGAGCCGAAACCGATACCCGCTACCTTGTCGCGCAGGGTGATCGAAGGGCTGCTGCGGCGGACGCTTCGCTACGAGGGAGTCGTCGTGACGGACTGTTTGGAGATGAAGGCGATCGCGGATAAATTCGGCGTTGAGGAAGGAGCCGTTATGGCCGTGGAAGCGGGTGCCGACATTGTGCTCATCAGCCATTTGTTCTCCAGGCAGGCGGCAGCGATCGAGGCGGTCCTTCATGCTGTGGAGAGCGGAAGAATACCGGAAGCGCGGATCGATGAATCGGTGGAGCGGCTGCTCCGGCTGAAGCGGAAACGGAATATGGGCACTGCCGTTGATGGCTGCGCGCAGATCGGGGGGCGGCTCGCCCTGCCGGAATCTTGGGAAGTCTCGCGGCGGATCACGGAAGACAGTATCACCGTGGTGAAGGATGAGGGCCAGCTGCCGCTATCTGTCGAAGAAAAGACTTACGTCGTCTGGACGGATGTGGCGATCACCAGCGAAGTCGATGATGTGTTGGAGCAGGAAATGACGCTGGGGACAGCCTTGTCTCCGTTTATCAAGACGATCGCGGAAGACAGAATCGGATTGAATCCGGGCGCGGAAGAAACGCGAAAAATCCTTGAAACGAGCCGCTCGTTCAAACAGATCGTATTCGTGAGCTATAACGCCGCATTCAATCCGGGGCAGATCCGGATCGTCAAAGAACTTGCCGGCCGGAAGGATGTCCGGTTAGCGGTTGCGTCAACGCGCATTCCGTATGATCTGCAGCATTTCCCCGAGGTCAAAACATACATAGCGTGTTATGAAAACCGCGCGCTGACGATTCATACTCTGGCCAAAGTGCTGATGGGACAGCTTGAGGCGCGCGGCGGACTGCCGGTGACGATCTCTAAGCAGTACCCCTCCGTGCGGTAA
- a CDS encoding glycosyltransferase family 39 protein, with amino-acid sequence MQHPVYSSFMLVYGIVYAAWCALALRRLAERTSGLSQSADDRRLWVLILLPGLLFRLFTAPFIPGHPIDFADYSQWAQHAASGGLSRFYDGQMFADYPPGYIYVLYFIGLIHQLLSIPYDSPLSGVLLKLPSIAADTAAGWLIYRMARKSQNAKAARILAALYVFNPGIYLNSTLWGQIDSIFTLIVVLMVLAFMRKRIPAAAGLFAAALVVKPQAFLFAPIFLFALAETAAKRSPAETLKSAAASLISGFSVFALSILPFVVDKPPLWIVDHYRAMFASYPYASLNASNLYALAGGNGTQLAEMSFFLNASAWSWLFMALSVIFTAVLFLRGRDSGKYILTALMLMLLVFNLKSGMHERYLYPAVILSLLSYIQFKNKRLLYLFIGLSFTHFVNVAYVFYFSLGQNYWLSKNDILMIILSFGNLALLVYAVKIGWNPHAGQRTRTDLPGLTNPGFAELSASLSVFREPAVKAEDRGDNAGGLLSAPGLPLPEVASAGPAQPREQRNERLSRRDKWLLTGLTLAYAAIALYHLGSFKDPQTYWYPHNIGSSVQADFGAQKQLARMEWFAGIAEGRYRIERSDDAVSWYPVTEIELKVPTVFKWEETDLNVSARYIRITAQQTGAALHEVGFFQKDSDRPLPILGITASVPAKQGEENPDRLFDEQQTVPLHPSFMNSSYFDEVYHARTAYEHLHRMEPYETTHPPLGKIFISLGIALFGLVPFGWRIVGTLFGIAMIPLMYLFGKKLFKRTEFAFIAAFLMTFDFMHFAQTRIATIDVYGVFFIILMFYYMYRYVNLNFHVDGLKKTLVPLFLSGLFFGLGAASKWISIYGGAGLALIYFIHLVGRFKEYIAANRQLRQHPDGSDPGDDSDREDVPDDPKPPVVSGSPKESADSVSGSKDPMLERIVRTFPKNLLLTLLWSVAFFIVIPAIIYVLAYIPYFMVSGKHHGLADLIEAQKYMYNYHKNLVSTHPFASPWWQWPMMLMPIWYFQGSDLPDGMISSIVSMGNPAVWWIGSLAVVFAAVIGFLRKERLVLFLLIALGSEYLPWVLVPRLTFIYHFFASVPFIILLTTYILKDIQEQVRSIRKFRIFAYSYLAAVFVLFAMFYPILSGAVVSRDYAAYFLRWFPFWHFY; translated from the coding sequence ATGCAGCATCCCGTCTACAGTTCATTCATGCTCGTTTATGGAATCGTTTATGCCGCCTGGTGTGCGCTTGCCTTGCGGAGGCTGGCCGAGCGCACGTCTGGCTTATCGCAATCCGCGGACGACCGCCGTCTGTGGGTTCTGATATTGCTCCCGGGCCTCTTATTCCGCCTGTTCACAGCCCCGTTCATCCCGGGACATCCGATCGACTTCGCGGATTACAGCCAGTGGGCGCAGCATGCGGCTTCCGGCGGACTTTCCCGTTTTTACGACGGGCAAATGTTCGCCGATTATCCGCCGGGCTACATCTATGTTTTATACTTCATCGGCCTTATCCATCAGCTCCTGTCCATCCCTTATGACTCGCCGCTTTCCGGCGTTCTGCTGAAACTCCCGTCGATTGCCGCGGATACAGCCGCAGGCTGGTTGATTTACCGTATGGCGCGCAAATCGCAAAATGCGAAAGCGGCAAGAATACTGGCCGCGCTGTATGTATTTAATCCCGGCATCTACCTCAATTCGACGCTGTGGGGGCAAATCGACTCCATATTTACGCTGATTGTTGTGCTGATGGTTCTTGCGTTTATGCGCAAACGCATCCCCGCAGCGGCCGGTTTATTCGCAGCCGCCCTGGTTGTCAAGCCCCAGGCCTTCCTGTTTGCGCCTATTTTCCTGTTCGCGCTTGCCGAAACGGCCGCCAAACGCTCTCCCGCCGAAACCTTGAAATCCGCTGCTGCCTCGCTGATTTCCGGCTTTTCGGTATTCGCGCTCAGCATCCTGCCGTTCGTCGTGGACAAGCCCCCGCTGTGGATCGTCGACCACTACCGGGCCATGTTCGCCTCTTATCCCTATGCTTCGCTCAATGCCTCTAATTTATATGCGTTGGCAGGCGGCAATGGCACGCAGCTCGCGGAAATGTCCTTTTTCCTGAACGCTTCGGCCTGGAGCTGGCTGTTCATGGCTCTCTCGGTCATCTTTACGGCAGTCCTCTTTCTCCGGGGCCGGGATTCCGGCAAATATATACTCACCGCGCTGATGCTCATGCTTCTCGTTTTTAATCTGAAGTCGGGCATGCACGAAAGATACCTGTATCCCGCCGTCATTTTGTCGCTTCTCTCATATATACAATTCAAAAACAAACGATTGCTGTATCTTTTTATCGGTCTGAGCTTTACACATTTCGTCAACGTTGCCTACGTGTTTTATTTCAGTCTTGGCCAAAACTATTGGCTTTCCAAAAATGATATTCTGATGATAATCCTTTCTTTCGGAAATCTGGCGCTGCTGGTTTACGCCGTCAAAATCGGCTGGAATCCGCATGCCGGACAGCGAACCCGGACCGATTTGCCCGGCTTGACCAATCCGGGCTTCGCCGAGCTCTCCGCGTCCTTGTCCGTATTCCGGGAACCGGCCGTCAAAGCTGAGGACAGAGGCGATAATGCCGGCGGGCTGCTCTCCGCGCCCGGGCTCCCGCTGCCGGAAGTCGCTTCGGCGGGCCCGGCTCAGCCGCGGGAGCAGCGGAACGAAAGGCTGAGCCGCCGCGACAAATGGCTGTTGACCGGTCTTACGCTCGCTTATGCGGCAATCGCGCTGTACCACCTCGGATCGTTCAAGGATCCGCAGACCTATTGGTATCCTCACAATATCGGCTCAAGCGTGCAGGCGGATTTCGGCGCGCAAAAGCAGCTTGCCCGGATGGAGTGGTTCGCCGGGATCGCCGAAGGCCGCTACCGGATCGAACGGTCGGATGACGCCGTCTCTTGGTATCCGGTTACGGAAATCGAACTCAAGGTTCCCACCGTCTTTAAATGGGAGGAAACCGATCTGAACGTTTCCGCCCGCTACATCCGGATCACGGCCCAGCAGACGGGGGCCGCCCTGCATGAGGTCGGCTTTTTTCAGAAGGATTCGGACCGCCCCCTGCCGATCCTAGGCATCACAGCTTCCGTACCGGCAAAACAAGGGGAGGAGAACCCGGACAGGCTGTTCGACGAGCAGCAAACCGTTCCGCTGCATCCATCGTTCATGAACAGTTCCTATTTCGATGAAGTTTATCACGCCCGAACGGCTTACGAGCATCTGCACCGGATGGAGCCCTATGAAACCACCCATCCCCCGCTCGGAAAAATATTCATTTCACTGGGAATCGCCCTGTTCGGCCTGGTCCCGTTCGGCTGGCGGATCGTCGGCACGCTGTTCGGCATCGCCATGATCCCGTTGATGTATCTGTTCGGCAAAAAGCTGTTCAAACGCACCGAATTTGCGTTCATCGCCGCTTTTTTGATGACCTTTGACTTTATGCACTTCGCCCAGACGCGCATCGCCACGATCGATGTGTACGGCGTATTTTTCATCATTCTGATGTTCTACTACATGTACCGGTACGTAAACCTGAATTTCCATGTCGACGGTCTGAAGAAAACCTTGGTTCCGCTGTTTCTCTCCGGACTTTTCTTCGGCCTCGGCGCCGCCAGCAAATGGATCAGCATCTATGGCGGAGCGGGCCTCGCGCTGATTTATTTCATCCACTTGGTCGGCAGGTTCAAAGAGTACATCGCGGCCAACAGACAGCTGCGGCAGCATCCCGACGGCTCTGACCCCGGGGATGATTCGGACCGTGAGGATGTCCCGGATGATCCGAAGCCCCCGGTTGTCTCCGGCAGCCCGAAGGAATCGGCCGATTCCGTTTCCGGTTCAAAGGATCCGATGCTCGAGCGCATCGTCCGCACGTTTCCCAAAAATCTGCTGCTTACCCTGCTCTGGAGCGTCGCATTCTTCATTGTCATTCCGGCGATCATTTATGTATTGGCGTACATTCCGTATTTTATGGTTTCCGGCAAGCATCACGGGCTCGCCGATTTGATCGAGGCGCAGAAATACATGTACAACTATCACAAAAATCTGGTCTCCACCCATCCGTTCGCTTCCCCATGGTGGCAGTGGCCGATGATGCTGATGCCGATCTGGTATTTCCAGGGGAGCGACCTGCCTGACGGGATGATATCGAGCATCGTGTCCATGGGAAATCCCGCCGTCTGGTGGATAGGCTCCCTGGCAGTCGTGTTCGCCGCCGTGATCGGCTTTTTGAGAAAAGAACGGCTTGTGCTCTTTCTGCTGATCGCGCTGGGTTCCGAATATCTTCCATGGGTGCTCGTGCCGCGGCTGACGTTCATTTACCATTTCTTCGCATCCGTGCCCTTTATCATCCTGTTGACCACATATATACTGAAAGATATTCAAGAACAAGTTCGCAGCATTCGCAAATTCCGGATTTTCGCATACAGCTACCTTGCCGCCGTATTCGTGCTGTTTGCGATGTTTTATCCGATTCTTTCGGGAGCCGTCGTAAGCCGGGATTACGCGGCGTATTTTCTGAGATGGTTTCCGTTTTGGCATTTTTACTGA